The following proteins come from a genomic window of Bos mutus isolate GX-2022 chromosome 23, NWIPB_WYAK_1.1, whole genome shotgun sequence:
- the SNRPC gene encoding U1 small nuclear ribonucleoprotein C translates to MPKFYCDYCDTYLTHDSPSVRKTHCSGRKHKENVKDYYQKWMEEQAQSLIDKTTAAFQQGKIPPTPFSAPPPAGAMIPPPPSLPGPPRPGMMPAPHMGGPPMMPMMGPPPPGMMPVGPAPGMRPPMGGHMPMMPGPPMMRPPARPMMVPTRPGMTRPDR, encoded by the exons ATGCCTAA ATTTTATTGTGACTACTGCGACACATACCTCACCCATGATTCT CCATCTGTGAGGAAGACACACTGCAGTGGTAGGAAGCACAAGGAGAATGTGAAAGACTACTATCAGAAGTGGATGGAAGAGCAGGCTCAGAGCCTGATTGACAAAACAA CTGCTGCATTTCAACAAGGAAAGATACCTCCTACTCCAttctctgctcctcctcctgcAGGGGCAATGATCCCACCTCCCCCCAGTCTCC CGGGTCCTCCTCGCCCTGGGATGATGCCTGCACCTCACATGGGGGGCCCTCCCATGATGCCGATGATGGGTCCCCCTCCTCCTGGGATGATGCCAGTGGGACCTG CTCCTGGAATGAGGCCGCCTATGGGAGGCCACATGCCAATGATGCCCGGGCCCCCAATGATGAGACCTCCTGCCCGTCCCATGATGGTGCCCACCCGGCCAGGAATGACCCGACCAGACAGATAA